In one Lolium rigidum isolate FL_2022 chromosome 3, APGP_CSIRO_Lrig_0.1, whole genome shotgun sequence genomic region, the following are encoded:
- the LOC124698162 gene encoding probable protein phosphatase 2C 32, whose translation MSCSVAIPSSPVFSPSRRPLSCKAASASPDSASSPAPPPSAAGSPLRPFSLLRAQIRDEASPTPQKSGSAAPAGSVLKRRRPAPLLVPVDGAAVAAAAAAAVAAVESDPSNEVEEAGDEFAAYCRRGRGRRRVEMEDRHVAKVALGGDPDVALFAVFDGHGGKSAAEFAAENMPKFMAEEMKQVDGGDSAEIEGAVKTSYIKTDEEFLKREESGGACCVTALLHKGGLTVSNAGDCRAVLSRAGKAEALTSDHRAARDDERQRIENLGGFVVNYRGTWRVQGSLAVSRGLGDAHLKQWVVADPDSRTLLVDPECEFLLLASDGLWDKVDNQEAVDIARPHCIGSDKASRVDACRRLVETAVSRGSTDDISVLIIQLQKFAASS comes from the exons ATGTCCTGCTCGGTCGCCATCCCCAGCTCGCCGGTCTTCTCCCCGTCGCGCCGCCCGCTCTCCTGCAAGGCCGCCTCCGCCTCGCCCGACTCCGCCtcctcgcccgcgccgccgccctccgccgccggctcGCCGCTCCGCCCGTTCTCGCTGCTGCGCGCCCAGATCCGCGACGAGGCCTCCCCGACGCCTCAGAAGTCCGGCTCTGCCGCCCCCGCCGGCTCCGTGCTGAAGAGGCGGCGCCCGGCGCCGCTACTGGTGCCGGTGGACGGCGCGGCGGTCGCTGCTGCAGCCGCGGCCGCTGTGGCCGCCGTCGAGTCGGATCCGAGCaacgaggtggaggaggcgggggATGAGTTCGCCGCCTACTGCCGCAGGGGGAGGGGCAGGAGGAGGGTGGAGATGGAGGACCGGCATGTGGCCAAGGTCGCGCTCGGCGGAGACcccgatgtg GCGCTGTTTGCTGTCTTCGACGGCCACGGTGGGAAGAGCGCGGCGGAGTTCGCCGCGGAGAACATGCCCAAGTTCATGGCAGAGGAGATGAAGCAGGTGGACGGCGGTGACAGCGCCGAAATCGAGGGTGCTGTGAAGACGAGTTACATCAAGACGGACGAGGAGTTCCTCAAGAGGGAGGAGAGCGGGGGAGCATGCTGCGTCACCGCATTGCTGCACAAGGGCGGCCTCACCGTGTCCAACGCAGGGGACTGCCGCGCCGTCCTCAGCCGGGCAGGAAAGGCGGAGGCGCTCACCTCCGACCACCGGGCCGCGCGCGACGACGAGAGGCAGAGGATCGAGAACCTG GGTGGATTCGTGGTGAACTACCGAGGAACATGGAGGGTGCAGGGCTCCCTGGCAGTGTCAAGAGGCCTCGGCGACGCGCACCTCAAGCAGTGGGTGGTCGCCGATCCAGACAGCAGGACACTCCTCGTCGACCCGGAGTGCGAATTCCTGTTGCTCGCCTCCGACGGCCTGTGGGACAAGGTGGATAACCAGGAAGCCGTAGACATCGCCAGGCCTCACTGCATCGGCAGCGACAAGGCTTCTCGCGTCGATGCGTGCAGGAGGCTTGTTGAGACCGCGGTTTCCAGGGGCTCTACCGACGACATCAGCGTTCTGATCATACAATTGCAGAAGTTCGCAGCTTCTTCTTAA